The Salegentibacter mishustinae genome includes a window with the following:
- a CDS encoding N-acetylmuramoyl-L-alanine amidase family protein: MRTNLLKLFVFFFIFLTSFQSLLAFNDKPRDRFVVVLDAGHGGKDPGNMGNGFKEKDIALNIILKIGKALERKGGVEVIYTRDSDVFIPLDQRAKIANEANADLFVSVHCNSHNSQAYGTETFVLGLHKTQENFEVAKKENSVIFLEEDYEVTYDGFNPNSPESYIGMALMQEEYLNQSILLADFVQKNFTNDLKRKNRGVKQAGFVVLKMAVMPSVLIETGFLTNNHEGPYLNSTSGQNKMAAAIVEAIDKYANSINLSSLEDIGGEVSVNSTNNQSQVYKDITFKIQLAAGSKRLETKSYNFKGLQNVERSREDGLYKYYYGATSDYAKITELHREAKRNGYPSSYIVAFKDGSKITVNEALKTE, translated from the coding sequence ATGAGAACGAACCTACTTAAACTTTTCGTATTTTTCTTCATTTTTCTTACAAGCTTTCAAAGTTTGCTGGCATTTAACGATAAGCCCCGAGATCGTTTTGTAGTTGTGCTTGATGCCGGTCATGGTGGAAAAGATCCCGGTAATATGGGAAACGGTTTTAAGGAAAAGGATATTGCGCTCAATATTATTTTAAAGATTGGGAAAGCCCTGGAAAGAAAAGGTGGAGTAGAGGTTATTTATACTCGGGATTCCGATGTTTTTATTCCTTTAGACCAGAGAGCTAAAATTGCTAATGAGGCCAATGCAGATCTTTTTGTATCGGTACATTGTAATTCTCATAATTCCCAGGCTTATGGTACAGAGACTTTTGTATTGGGATTGCATAAAACCCAGGAAAACTTTGAAGTAGCCAAAAAAGAAAACTCGGTGATATTTTTAGAGGAAGATTACGAGGTAACCTACGATGGGTTCAACCCCAATTCTCCTGAATCTTATATAGGAATGGCGTTAATGCAGGAAGAATATTTAAACCAAAGTATTCTTCTGGCAGATTTTGTACAGAAAAACTTTACGAACGATCTAAAAAGAAAAAACCGCGGTGTAAAACAAGCCGGATTCGTTGTATTAAAAATGGCGGTAATGCCAAGTGTTCTTATAGAAACAGGATTTTTAACCAATAATCACGAAGGGCCTTATTTAAATAGTACCAGCGGACAAAACAAAATGGCTGCAGCAATTGTAGAGGCTATAGATAAATATGCAAATAGTATCAATCTTTCCAGCCTGGAGGATATTGGAGGAGAAGTTTCTGTTAACAGTACTAATAATCAAAGCCAGGTTTATAAAGATATTACTTTTAAAATTCAACTTGCAGCGGGTTCTAAACGCCTGGAAACTAAATCATATAATTTCAAAGGATTGCAAAATGTAGAACGATCTAGAGAGGATGGTTTGTACAAATATTATTATGGAGCTACTTCAGATTATGCTAAAATTACTGAGTTACACAGGGAAGCTAAGCGAAACGGATATCCATCAAGTTACATCGTTGCATTTAAGGATGGCAGCAAGATTACAGTTAATGAGGCGTTAAAAACAGAGTGA
- a CDS encoding MlaD family protein codes for MKFTREVKTALLAIIAILLLIFGYSFLKGKNLLDSSRTFHAVYNDVEGLSPSSAVTINGLKVGQVTKINFLDRKGTLVVSFTVENDFQFSKNSTAQIYGGNIIGGKSLAIIPDYKMKEMAKTGDTLNSEIEEGIMELVNDRLTPLQEKVENTIVSADSLVTAVNKILNDSTRYNIRNTFKDLNATVASFKVTANTLEGIVGRNSGKLDRTFTNLDEMTTNFNSFSDTLTQMDIGKITKDLEKVVADFESISDKLNNKEGTAGKLINDDAVYNNLDNATKQLEQLLQDVKLNPKRYVHFSVFGKNPEPYQEPKEKDSTK; via the coding sequence TTGAAATTTACACGTGAAGTAAAAACTGCCTTGCTAGCAATAATTGCTATCCTCTTACTTATTTTTGGTTATAGTTTCTTAAAAGGTAAAAATCTACTGGACTCCAGTAGAACTTTTCATGCGGTTTATAATGATGTAGAAGGTCTTTCACCTTCTTCAGCGGTCACTATAAACGGTCTTAAGGTGGGCCAGGTTACAAAAATTAACTTTCTAGATCGCAAAGGAACTCTTGTAGTAAGTTTTACCGTAGAAAATGATTTTCAGTTCTCAAAAAATAGTACTGCCCAAATTTATGGCGGAAATATTATAGGTGGCAAATCTTTAGCTATTATTCCAGATTACAAGATGAAAGAAATGGCTAAAACTGGAGATACCCTTAACAGTGAAATTGAAGAAGGTATCATGGAGTTGGTTAATGATAGGTTGACACCACTTCAGGAAAAGGTTGAAAACACCATAGTTAGCGCCGATTCATTGGTAACAGCCGTGAATAAAATCTTAAATGACAGTACTAGATATAATATTAGAAACACCTTTAAAGATCTTAACGCAACTGTAGCTTCATTTAAAGTCACCGCAAATACTTTAGAAGGCATTGTTGGTAGAAATTCAGGGAAATTAGATAGAACATTCACCAACCTGGACGAAATGACTACTAATTTTAATTCTTTTTCAGATACCTTAACTCAAATGGACATTGGTAAGATCACCAAAGATCTTGAGAAGGTAGTGGCCGATTTTGAAAGTATTTCAGATAAATTAAATAATAAAGAAGGTACCGCAGGGAAGTTAATTAATGATGATGCCGTATATAACAACCTGGACAATGCTACCAAACAGTTGGAGCAATTACTACAAGACGTAAAACTGAATCCTAAGCGATACGTGCATTTTTCTGTTTTCGGAAAGAACCCGGAACCTTATCAGGAACCCAAAGAAAAGGATTCAACTAAATAA
- a CDS encoding (Fe-S)-binding protein: MQIIAQVLFLVALVAGIGFFIRNIRRLVRNIKLGREVDRTDNNGERFAKMARIAFGQSKMVKKPVSGFLHVIVYVGFVIINIEVLEIIIDGLFGTHRILSFMGGFYDVLIASFEVLALLVLIGVIVFWIRRNVLNIYRFLSRELKGWPKNDANYILYFEMVLMILFLVMNATDYQLQLNGAPHYASEAGITGAFPISQFLLPIFDGMSNATLIIIERAAWWLHILGILFFLNYLYYSKHLHILLAFPNVYFSKLRPQGEMNNLQSVTDEVKLMMDPDADPFAAPPEEEEGAEPEKFGASDVFDLNQVQLLNSYTCTECGRCTAECPANQTGKKLSPRKIMMDTRDRVEEVGEIINKKGKYEDNGKQLLDDFILREELWACTTCNACVEACPVGIDPLSIILDMRRYLVMEESAAPNELAIAMTNIENNGAPWPYNQQDRLNWAKEN; the protein is encoded by the coding sequence ATGCAAATTATTGCCCAAGTCTTATTTTTAGTTGCCTTAGTGGCGGGAATCGGATTTTTTATTAGAAATATTCGAAGGTTAGTAAGAAACATTAAATTAGGAAGAGAAGTAGATCGCACTGACAATAATGGAGAGCGGTTTGCTAAAATGGCAAGGATCGCGTTTGGCCAGAGCAAAATGGTTAAAAAGCCAGTTTCTGGATTTCTTCACGTAATAGTTTATGTTGGTTTCGTAATAATTAATATTGAAGTTCTAGAAATCATTATAGACGGATTATTTGGTACACACCGTATTCTTTCGTTTATGGGTGGTTTTTACGATGTACTAATCGCTTCTTTTGAGGTTCTTGCTTTATTGGTTTTAATAGGCGTAATCGTTTTTTGGATAAGAAGAAATGTTCTTAATATTTATCGGTTTTTAAGCAGGGAATTAAAAGGATGGCCTAAGAACGATGCCAATTATATTCTTTATTTCGAAATGGTACTTATGATACTTTTCCTAGTAATGAATGCTACAGATTACCAACTTCAATTAAATGGCGCGCCACATTATGCAAGTGAAGCTGGCATTACCGGAGCTTTCCCTATCAGCCAGTTTCTACTACCTATTTTTGATGGAATGAGCAATGCCACGCTTATCATAATTGAAAGAGCAGCCTGGTGGTTGCATATTTTAGGTATTCTTTTCTTCTTAAATTACCTGTATTATTCAAAACATTTACATATTCTTCTTGCTTTCCCGAACGTTTATTTCTCAAAACTTCGTCCGCAGGGTGAGATGAATAATCTACAATCGGTAACCGATGAAGTTAAATTAATGATGGATCCTGATGCCGATCCCTTCGCTGCTCCTCCTGAAGAAGAGGAAGGTGCAGAACCTGAAAAGTTTGGAGCTTCAGATGTTTTTGATCTTAACCAGGTACAATTATTAAATTCTTACACCTGTACCGAGTGCGGAAGATGTACCGCAGAATGCCCTGCAAACCAAACCGGCAAAAAACTCTCTCCAAGAAAAATTATGATGGATACCCGAGATAGGGTAGAAGAAGTAGGAGAGATTATTAATAAAAAAGGGAAATACGAAGATAACGGCAAGCAGTTGCTAGACGATTTTATATTGAGAGAAGAACTTTGGGCTTGTACTACCTGTAATGCTTGTGTAGAAGCATGCCCGGTAGGAATAGACCCTTTATCTATTATTCTAGATATGAGACGTTACCTGGTGATGGAAGAAAGTGCTGCTCCAAATGAACTTGCAATTGCAATGACAAATATTGAAAACAACGGTGCGCCCTGGCCATATAATCAACAGGACAGATTAAATTGGGCAAAAGAAAATTAA
- a CDS encoding (Fe-S)-binding protein, with product MAEALKVPTMAEYMAEGKKPEVLFWVGCAGSFDDRAKKITKAFVKLLHEAGVDFAVLGTEESCTGDPAKRSGNEFLFQMQAATNIEVLNGYEIEKVVTACPHCFNTIKNEYPALGGNYEVMHHTQFLKSLLNEGKLKVEGGKFKGKRITFHDPCYLGRANGEYEAPRDLLRKLEVELVEMRKCKSNGLCCGAGGGQMFKEPEPGNKDVNIERTEQAMEVKPEVIAAGCPFCNTMMTDGVKDKNKEDSVEVMDVAELIANAHDL from the coding sequence ATGGCAGAAGCATTAAAAGTACCCACAATGGCCGAATATATGGCAGAAGGTAAAAAACCCGAAGTTTTATTTTGGGTTGGTTGCGCTGGTAGTTTTGATGATAGAGCAAAAAAGATCACTAAAGCTTTTGTAAAACTTTTACACGAAGCCGGAGTGGATTTTGCTGTTTTAGGAACCGAAGAAAGTTGTACTGGAGATCCTGCAAAGCGTTCTGGAAACGAATTCCTTTTTCAAATGCAGGCTGCTACAAACATTGAGGTTCTTAATGGTTACGAAATAGAAAAAGTAGTAACCGCCTGTCCACACTGCTTTAATACCATTAAGAATGAATATCCTGCCTTAGGTGGGAATTACGAAGTAATGCATCATACACAATTTTTAAAATCTCTTTTAAATGAAGGAAAATTAAAAGTTGAAGGCGGAAAATTTAAAGGTAAGCGTATCACATTTCACGATCCTTGTTATTTAGGTCGTGCTAATGGCGAATATGAAGCTCCGCGTGATCTACTTAGAAAGCTGGAAGTAGAGCTGGTAGAGATGCGTAAATGTAAATCTAACGGACTTTGCTGCGGTGCCGGAGGCGGGCAGATGTTCAAAGAACCGGAGCCTGGAAATAAAGATGTGAATATAGAAAGAACCGAGCAGGCTATGGAAGTAAAACCTGAAGTTATTGCCGCCGGTTGTCCATTTTGCAACACTATGATGACAGATGGTGTGAAAGATAAAAATAAAGAGGATAGTGTAGAAGTGATGGACGTTGCAGAACTTATTGCAAACGCTCACGATCTTTAA
- a CDS encoding glycoside hydrolase family 3 N-terminal domain-containing protein — translation MKLILNPKILLLTCFLFVFPNLAAQNNPLLTIDVEEQNRWVDSVYNSMSLKEKVGQLFMISVSSESGKTYIEQAKKQIAEEYIGGIIFSKGGPLRQAKLTNEFQEISKTPLLIGMDAEWGLAMRLDSTFALPWNMSLGAIQDNKLIADAGAAISRNTKRLGVHINFAPVVDINTNPDNPIIGNRSFGENKINVAEKSVAFMRGMHREGVLSSAKHFPGHGDTDADSHKTLPTIPFSKERLEDLELYPYYPLITHGLSSVMVAHLNVPALQENRNTPTSLSKAVITDLLKDKMNFEGLVFTDALNMKDLTNNTEPGDAELRAFLAGNDMLLMPEEVEVASEVLVNAFKNEIISPARLAHSVKKILQAKYKAGLHRQKAVQENFLSEELNTVRDQVLLEELFENALTLIKNNKGVLPIKDLDDKRIAYVNFGDADGGPFLRELRKYAAVDWITAARLTDLQDKLSDYDLVILGYHKSNNSPWASYKFSPAELHWIHQIAQENKSTLSLFSSPYALNDLRGLNELDGILVNYQNHEVAQEKAAQLIFGAIEAKGKLPVSIGTNFPEGTGYQTNNLERLSYGLPESVGLNSYKLNRIDSIISEAIDEKMTPGAQILVARKGKIVYNKNFGYHTYDKQIPVSDTSVYDLASLTKILATLPLIMEQEEEGIVSFDTKLGEVMPVFQNSNKANIRLQDMLMHYARLKSWIPFHINTIDRKTRLPSKEYFHKTPSAEFNTKVANEMYLRNDMQDTILNIIKDSELERKLDYKYSDLPFYILKYYLEGYYNQTLHNLTQKKIYKPLGATHTGYLPTSRFPLKQIVPTEIDKLWRRQLIHGVVHDQGAALQGGIGGHAGLFSNANDVAKIMHIFLNKGVYGGKRYLKGETISKFNTCYYCEQDVRRGVGFDKPQLGTSGPTCNCLSMESFGHSGFTGTFAWADPEEEIVYVFLSNRTFPDSTNRKLIREDVRSRIQEVIYEAIDF, via the coding sequence ATGAAACTTATTCTTAATCCGAAAATCTTACTTTTAACCTGCTTTCTTTTCGTCTTTCCTAATCTTGCTGCGCAAAATAATCCTTTACTCACAATTGATGTGGAAGAACAAAATAGATGGGTAGATAGCGTATACAATTCAATGAGCCTAAAAGAAAAAGTTGGGCAGTTGTTTATGATTAGCGTTTCTTCTGAAAGCGGAAAAACCTATATCGAGCAGGCTAAAAAGCAAATTGCTGAAGAATATATTGGTGGGATTATTTTTTCTAAAGGTGGGCCTTTAAGACAGGCCAAGTTAACAAACGAGTTCCAGGAAATTTCAAAAACACCACTTCTCATAGGAATGGATGCTGAATGGGGACTGGCTATGCGCCTGGATTCTACTTTTGCGCTTCCCTGGAATATGAGCCTTGGTGCCATTCAGGATAATAAATTAATAGCAGATGCCGGCGCCGCGATTTCACGGAATACTAAACGATTGGGTGTTCATATTAATTTTGCACCGGTGGTAGATATTAACACCAATCCCGATAACCCGATTATTGGAAATAGAAGTTTTGGAGAAAATAAAATAAATGTAGCTGAAAAGTCCGTCGCTTTTATGCGTGGTATGCATAGGGAAGGAGTTTTATCTAGCGCTAAACATTTTCCCGGTCACGGAGATACAGATGCAGATTCGCACAAAACCTTACCTACTATTCCTTTTTCAAAAGAAAGACTGGAAGATTTAGAATTGTACCCTTATTATCCATTAATTACCCACGGACTCTCCAGTGTGATGGTGGCGCATTTAAATGTACCGGCACTTCAGGAAAATCGTAATACACCAACTTCGCTTTCAAAAGCGGTGATAACAGATCTTTTAAAGGATAAAATGAATTTTGAAGGTCTCGTTTTTACTGACGCACTTAATATGAAGGACCTTACAAACAACACCGAACCCGGTGATGCTGAATTAAGAGCTTTTTTGGCGGGAAATGATATGCTTTTAATGCCGGAAGAGGTTGAAGTAGCTTCGGAAGTTTTGGTCAATGCCTTTAAAAACGAAATTATAAGTCCGGCGCGATTAGCGCATTCAGTTAAAAAAATTCTTCAGGCTAAATATAAAGCCGGATTGCATCGACAGAAAGCAGTTCAGGAAAATTTTCTTTCCGAAGAACTCAATACGGTACGCGACCAGGTTTTATTAGAAGAGCTTTTTGAAAACGCATTGACCCTCATTAAAAATAATAAAGGTGTTTTACCTATTAAAGATCTCGATGATAAAAGGATCGCGTATGTAAATTTTGGAGACGCAGATGGAGGTCCGTTTTTAAGAGAGTTAAGAAAATATGCAGCAGTAGATTGGATTACTGCAGCCCGTTTAACCGATCTACAAGATAAACTTTCTGATTACGATTTAGTGATTCTAGGATATCATAAATCTAACAATAGCCCCTGGGCTTCCTATAAATTTTCCCCGGCAGAACTACATTGGATTCATCAAATTGCACAGGAAAATAAATCAACCTTAAGCTTGTTCTCAAGTCCGTATGCTTTAAATGACTTGCGAGGCCTCAATGAACTGGATGGAATTTTAGTTAACTATCAGAATCATGAAGTAGCCCAGGAAAAAGCTGCTCAATTAATTTTTGGTGCAATCGAAGCTAAAGGAAAACTTCCGGTAAGTATTGGCACTAATTTTCCTGAAGGTACCGGTTATCAAACAAACAATTTAGAAAGATTGTCTTATGGACTACCTGAAAGTGTTGGGTTAAATTCCTATAAATTAAATAGAATAGACAGTATTATTAGCGAAGCTATTGATGAAAAAATGACTCCCGGGGCTCAGATTCTTGTAGCCAGAAAAGGGAAAATCGTTTACAATAAAAACTTTGGATACCATACTTACGATAAGCAAATTCCGGTTTCAGACACCTCTGTTTACGATTTAGCATCCTTAACCAAAATTCTCGCGACTTTACCATTAATAATGGAACAGGAAGAAGAAGGAATTGTAAGTTTTGACACGAAACTTGGAGAAGTGATGCCTGTTTTTCAAAATTCTAACAAGGCCAATATTAGGTTGCAGGATATGCTAATGCACTATGCAAGATTAAAATCCTGGATTCCTTTTCATATAAATACCATAGATAGAAAAACAAGGTTGCCTTCTAAGGAATATTTCCATAAAACACCTTCAGCTGAATTTAATACGAAAGTTGCTAACGAAATGTATCTTAGAAATGATATGCAGGATACTATTCTTAATATTATAAAGGATAGCGAGTTAGAACGGAAATTAGATTATAAATATAGTGACCTTCCTTTTTATATTCTCAAATATTACCTGGAAGGCTATTACAATCAAACTCTGCATAATCTTACCCAAAAGAAGATATACAAACCTCTTGGTGCCACACATACGGGTTATTTACCAACTTCAAGATTTCCTTTAAAACAAATTGTTCCTACCGAAATTGATAAATTATGGCGTAGACAACTTATTCACGGTGTGGTTCACGATCAGGGCGCGGCTTTACAGGGTGGTATTGGAGGTCATGCAGGGCTTTTTAGCAATGCCAATGATGTGGCTAAAATAATGCACATCTTTCTTAATAAAGGTGTCTATGGAGGCAAAAGATATTTAAAAGGTGAAACCATTTCTAAATTCAACACTTGTTATTATTGTGAGCAAGATGTAAGGCGTGGCGTTGGTTTCGACAAACCCCAGCTGGGAACTTCGGGTCCAACCTGTAATTGTCTCTCTATGGAGAGTTTTGGGCATAGTGGCTTTACAGGCACCTTTGCCTGGGCAGACCCGGAAGAAGAAATTGTTTATGTATTTTTGTCTAATCGAACTTTCCCCGATTCAACCAATAGAAAATTGATTAGGGAAGATGTTAGATCTAGAATACAGGAAGTTATTTATGAAGCTATAGATTTTTAG
- the bshA gene encoding N-acetyl-alpha-D-glucosaminyl L-malate synthase BshA: MKIAIVCYPTFGGSGVVATELGLALAKRGHEIHFVTYSHPVRLDQLTGNVRFHEVHVPEYPLFHYQPYELALSSKLVNVVKQFNIELLHVHYAIPHAYAGYMAKKMLAEEGINLPMVTTLHGTDITLVGNHPFYKPAVTFSINNSDVVTSVSQSLKEDTLKFFQIRKEIEVVPNFIDCSKYDKKEFTDCQREMMADKKEKIITHISNFRKVKRIDDVIKIFYEIQKKIDAKLMMVGEGPEKEMAEDLAEELHIEDKVMFLGQSHEIDKILCFSDLFLLPSEKESFGLSALEAMVNGVAVISTNTGGLPEVNQHGISGYLSNVGDIEEMASNALKILQNEKILEKFKQGARDVAEKFDIKNVVPLYEDIYTKALQVKA; this comes from the coding sequence ATGAAAATAGCCATTGTTTGTTACCCTACCTTTGGTGGTAGTGGAGTGGTAGCGACAGAGCTGGGCTTAGCTCTTGCTAAACGCGGTCACGAGATACATTTTGTTACATATAGTCATCCTGTTCGCTTAGATCAGCTTACTGGTAATGTTCGCTTTCACGAAGTACACGTACCAGAATATCCACTTTTCCATTATCAGCCTTATGAGCTTGCTTTAAGTAGCAAATTGGTGAATGTGGTAAAACAATTCAATATAGAACTTTTACACGTTCACTACGCTATTCCGCATGCTTATGCCGGTTATATGGCTAAAAAGATGCTTGCTGAAGAAGGCATAAACCTGCCAATGGTTACTACGCTTCACGGGACCGATATTACTTTAGTGGGGAATCATCCTTTTTATAAACCTGCGGTAACTTTTAGTATTAATAATAGTGATGTAGTGACATCGGTTTCCCAGAGTTTAAAGGAAGACACTTTAAAATTCTTTCAAATAAGAAAGGAAATTGAAGTTGTACCCAATTTTATAGACTGCAGCAAATACGATAAAAAAGAGTTTACCGATTGCCAGCGGGAAATGATGGCCGATAAAAAGGAAAAAATTATCACGCATATCAGTAATTTCAGGAAAGTGAAGCGTATAGATGATGTGATTAAGATCTTTTATGAAATTCAGAAGAAGATAGACGCTAAATTAATGATGGTGGGCGAGGGGCCCGAAAAAGAAATGGCAGAAGATTTAGCTGAAGAACTACACATAGAAGATAAAGTAATGTTCCTGGGGCAAAGCCATGAAATAGATAAAATTCTGTGTTTTTCTGACCTGTTCTTGCTGCCTTCAGAGAAAGAAAGTTTTGGACTTTCTGCTCTTGAAGCGATGGTAAACGGGGTGGCTGTAATTTCTACGAATACCGGCGGTTTACCGGAAGTAAATCAACACGGAATTTCTGGTTATTTAAGCAATGTTGGTGATATTGAAGAAATGGCTTCTAACGCGCTAAAAATTCTTCAGAATGAAAAAATCCTGGAGAAATTTAAGCAGGGTGCTCGAGATGTTGCCGAAAAATTTGATATAAAAAATGTAGTGCCTTTATATGAAGATATCTATACAAAGGCGCTGCAAGTTAAAGCATAA